Proteins encoded in a region of the Vicia villosa cultivar HV-30 ecotype Madison, WI linkage group LG5, Vvil1.0, whole genome shotgun sequence genome:
- the LOC131604504 gene encoding non-specific lipid-transfer protein 1-like encodes MSSSTLLVKVTCMAMMMCMILGLPQTLSALTCGQVEAKLAPCVPYVTGIVGAVPQPCCDGITAVNNQSTTKDDRQAACRCIDKAAKALPGLNVDALVGLPSKCGVKLPFNLGPSTDCNKIE; translated from the exons ATGTCTAGCTCAACGTTGTTGGTTAAGGTCACTTGCATGGCAATGATGATGTGCATGATTTTAGGTCTACCACAAACTCTTTCAGCTCTCACTTGTGGCCAAGTTGAGGCAAAATTAGCACCGTGCGTCCCTTACGTGACCGGAATCGTAGGTGCTGTCCCGCAGCCGTGTTGTGATGGTATTACGGCCGTGAACAACCAATCCACGACGAAAGATGATCGTCAAGCTGCCTGTAGGTGTATCGATAAAGCGGCTAAGGCACTGCCCGGACTCAATGTTGATGCTCTTGTTGGCCTCCCTAGTAAATGTGGTGTTAAATTGCCTTTTAACCTTGGTCCCTCCACTGACTGCAACAA GATTGAGTAA